One genomic window of Boudabousia tangfeifanii includes the following:
- a CDS encoding recombinase family protein, whose amino-acid sequence MMARIERIRPPLQTPRRVRVAAYARISALNERSPHSLAAQVSYYMHLIESTPTWHYVGVFVDNGKSGTNQNRDGFQDLMAACRAGEVDLVLTKSISRLGRNTVDVLATCRELSALGVEVRFERENISTATTDGELLLTLLASFAQGESEANSEAVKWSIRRNYEQGKPNSHYLYGYDWDGTQFHINPREAPIVRRVFTSYLEGISPDKLADQLYREGIRGKRGKKIDAMVIRRMLENERYMGDTLMQKHYLDGIRGPQRTNKGELPKYYAKDTHPPIIDRDTFKAVQAEIQRRRTLGKGAVPSLNTGCFTGRVICGECGKAFHRKTKYTQGGSYKVWKCWSACLGKGNPCKAPTIREAHLHAATIHALQIETFSEGVVWEQIQHITVDTQTATLHFHLQSGTTVQVSLAQAKQLAENHKEENTTPDGGVFK is encoded by the coding sequence ATGATGGCCCGTATTGAACGCATCCGCCCACCCCTTCAAACTCCGCGCCGGGTGCGGGTGGCGGCTTATGCGCGTATCAGCGCACTGAACGAGCGTTCCCCGCATTCGCTGGCCGCCCAGGTCTCGTATTACATGCACCTGATTGAATCCACCCCGACCTGGCACTACGTTGGGGTCTTTGTCGATAACGGTAAAAGTGGTACTAACCAAAACCGTGACGGCTTCCAGGACCTGATGGCCGCTTGTAGAGCTGGTGAGGTTGATCTGGTTTTGACCAAGTCGATCTCGCGTCTGGGGCGTAATACGGTGGACGTGCTGGCGACCTGCCGTGAACTGAGCGCTTTGGGGGTGGAAGTTCGGTTCGAACGCGAAAACATTTCCACGGCCACTACCGACGGGGAACTACTCCTAACCCTCCTGGCGTCTTTCGCCCAGGGTGAGTCTGAGGCTAATAGTGAGGCGGTCAAGTGGTCGATCCGTCGTAACTATGAGCAGGGTAAGCCTAATAGCCACTACTTGTACGGGTATGACTGGGATGGCACCCAGTTCCATATCAATCCGCGCGAGGCACCCATCGTGCGGCGGGTCTTTACCTCCTACCTTGAAGGTATCTCCCCAGACAAACTAGCCGACCAGCTCTACCGTGAGGGCATACGGGGCAAACGAGGGAAAAAGATTGATGCGATGGTCATCCGCCGGATGCTCGAAAACGAACGCTACATGGGCGATACGCTCATGCAAAAACACTACCTCGACGGCATCCGTGGCCCCCAGCGCACTAACAAAGGCGAACTCCCCAAGTATTACGCTAAAGACACGCACCCGCCCATCATCGACCGGGATACTTTCAAGGCAGTGCAGGCTGAGATTCAGCGTCGGCGCACCCTGGGTAAAGGCGCAGTCCCATCCCTCAACACCGGTTGCTTTACCGGGAGGGTGATTTGTGGCGAGTGCGGCAAAGCGTTTCACCGTAAAACCAAGTACACCCAGGGCGGCTCGTACAAAGTGTGGAAATGCTGGTCCGCCTGCCTGGGGAAAGGTAACCCTTGTAAGGCTCCCACCATCCGTGAGGCCCACCTGCATGCCGCTACCATTCACGCCCTCCAGATTGAAACCTTTAGTGAGGGGGTGGTGTGGGAACAGATCCAACACATCACGGTTGATACCCAGACTGCAACGCTGCACTTCCACCTACAAAGCGGCACGACCGTACAGGTGAGCCTCGCCCAAGCCAAACAACTAGCCGAAAACCACAAAGAAGAAAACACGACACCTGATGGAGGGGTGTTTAAGTGA